DNA from Roseomonas gilardii subsp. gilardii:
GGCTCCCACGAAGGGCTCGGCCTATGGTCGAGCGAGGCCGGCAATGCCTACCATGAAGAGAAATGGCGTGGCTCCGAAGGCACGGAGTTTTATTCGCCGCTGCAAAATCAGATCCATGCCATGGAGCAGTTGCTAGGGTTGTCACCGGATGGCTATCTGGCAGCTCAGTTTATCCCCTTTCGCAGCGCGGATTGGCAGCGCCTACAGAACAGGGCGGAAGCTATCGCTTTCGGTCAGAAGCTCTGGCTCTGGGTATTACAGCAATCACCGGCGCGCCTCTTTCTGTGCCTAGGCATGGAAGCGGCGCGCGGCCTCGCCCGTGTCACGCAAGCCGGAGCCGAGGAAACCTATCCTGCCGGCTGGGGGAAGGTGACCATCGGACGTTCGGTGAGTGCTGACGGACGAGTTGTTGTGCGTCTGCCGCATCTGAGCCGCTACGGCATTTTTGGTAGACCGAGCGGGCTGAGCACAACTGCGACGGCATCGCTACGGCTGGCATGCCGACCAGCCGGATGATGGAACGACTCCGTCGATGCTGCCATCGAGGGAGCGAGACATTGCAGGCTCTATGAGACAAGCGGCACGCCCCGTCCGGGTCTGACACGGCAACCTTTCCCAGGCCCGGGCGCAACCATGAGAACGAATTCGCTGCGCGGCGGCCATGAAACCATCACGGAACCGTCGCATGGGCGGTCGTACGGCCTATCTATAGCTCATCCATCTCACGGAACCATCACCAGGGCGGCGGAATGAAGGGGCAGGACGAGGAGCGGCAGCAATCCTGGCTGCGGCTGGAGATGCAGGACGACATGGACGAAGAGTTCGAGATGGAGCTCGACGACGACCGGCTCCCCGAGGCGCTGCGGCAGATCCGGCGCGAGCGGAAGAAGGGAACGATCGACCGGCCGCTCTATTTCCGGGAGCTGCTGCGGCTGCAGGGCGAGCTGGTGAAGCTCCAGGACTGGGTCACGCGGAACGGGCTGAAGGTCGTCGTGCTGTTCGAGGGGCGCGACAGCGCCGGCAAGGGAGGCGCCATCAAGCGCATCACCCAGCGCGTCAACCCGCGCATCTGCCGCGTCGTCGCCCTGCCCGCGCCATCGGACCGCGAGCGGACGCAGTGGTACTTCCAGCGCTATGTCGCGCATCTGCCCGCGGCGGGCGAGATCGTGCTGTTCGACCGGAGCTGGTACAACCGGGCCGGTGTCGAGCGCGTGATGGGCTTCGCCAGCGAGGCGCAGGTCGAGGACTTCTTCCGCGACGTGCCGGAGTTCGAGCGGATGCTCGTCCGGTCCGGCATCATCCTGGTGAAGTACTGGTTCTCCATCACCGACGAGGAACAGCAGCTCCGCTTCCTCATGCGCATCCACGACCCGATCAAGCAGTGGAAGCTCTCGCCCATGGACCTGCAGTCGCGGGTGCGGTGGGAGCAGTACACCAAGGCGAAGGAGGAGATGTTCGAGCGCACGAGCATCCCCGAGGCGCCCTGGTACATCGTAGAGGGCAACGACAAGAAGCGCGCGCGGCTGAACGTCATCGCGCATCTGCTCTCCCTGATTCCCTATGAGGAAGTGCCGCAGGAGCCGGTGGCGCTGCCCGAGCGCGTCTTCGACCCGAACTACGAGCGCCGGACCCTGCCGCCGGAACTCTACGTGCCGGAACGCTACTGAGGGCACGGGCCGGGGCCTTCCGCCGCCGGCCGGGACGGTTGCGGTTGGCGGCGGCCCGGTCGCTGGCCTATGCTCGTTCCCGGATTGTTCGTGCCGCCACCCTTTCTGCCGGCGTGGCGGGGATGGGCGGGTGGAGGAGCGCGGTGCCGGACATCGTGCCGGAGATGGCGGAGGCGGAAGCGGCCCGGGGGGAAAGCGCCAGGGCCGGAGCCGGGGACAGCCGTGGCGGTGGGCCGGCCGGCCGGGCGGTGGTGCGCAAGATCATCCATATCGACATGGACGCCTTCTATGCCTCGGTGGAGCAGCGGGACGATCCCGCGCTGCGCGGGTTGCCGGTGGCGGTGGGCGGCGCGCGGGAACGGGGCGTGGTGGCGGCGGCGAGCTATGAGGCGCGGCGCTTCGGCGTGCGCTCGGCCATGCCCTCGGTGGTGGCGCGGCGGAAATGCCCGGAACTGGTCTTCGTGAAGCCGCGCTTCGAGGTGTACCGGGCGGTGTCGCAGGAGATCCGGGCGGTCTTCGCGGAATACACGCCGGTGATCGAGCCGCTGTCGCTGGACGAGGCCTATCTGGACGTGACCGAAAGCCTCCAGGAAGGAAAGCTGCGGGGCATCGGCTCGGCGACCGAGATCGCGGAGCGCATCCGGGCGGAGATCCGGGCACGGACCGGGCTCACCGCCTCGGCGGGGGTGTCCTACAACAAGTTCCTGGCCAAGCTCGCTTCCGACCAACGCAAGCCGGACGGGCTCTTCGTCATCACGCCGCGCATGGGGCCGGGCTTCGTCGAGGACCTGCCGGTGGGGCGCTTCCATGGCATCGGGCCGAAGACGGCGGCGCGGATGGAAGGGATGGGCATCCAGACCGGGCGCGACCTGCGGGCGCAGAGCCTCGAATTCCTGCAGGCGCATTTCGGCAAGGCCGGGGCCTATTACCACGCGATCAGCCGGGCCGAGGATGAGCGGCCGGTGCGGGCGGACCGGCCCCGGAAATCGGTGGGGGCGGAGACGACCTTCGCGCGCGACCTGCATGCGGAGGCGGAGTTGGCGGCGGCGCTGCGGGTGCTGGCGGCGAAGGTGTGGGAACACTGCGCACGCCACGGCACGCGCGGACGGACGGTGACGCTGAAGGCGAAGTTCAGCGACTTCCGCCAGGTGACGCGCAGCCAGAGCTTCGCACGGGCGGTGCCGGAACTCGCGGCGCTGGAGGAGAGCTCGCTGGGGCTGCTGCGCGGGCTGTTGCCGCCGGAGCGGGGAATCCGGCTGCTGGGGGTGACGCTTTCGGGGCTGGAGGGGGCGGAGACGGAGGCCGGGGACAGGCCGGTGCAGATGGCGCTGCTGTAGGGCCGGCGACCCATTCCTTTGGGACATCCGCGCCAGCGCCGGGGCCGCCGCGGAGGGGCCGCGCCTTCCGGCCGCCTCTTGCCTACCCCGGTTCGCCACCCGGTTCACCCACTCCGGAGGCGAAGGCACGCGAATGTCACGCGCGGGGCGGTGGGCAGAACGTTATATCCGTTCCAGCATGGCGCGTCGGCCCGCCCCCTTCCGGGCCGGGCGAAAGAGGATGTCCGGATGATCAAGCTGAGCGCCAGGAACCAGATCAAGGGCAAGGTGGTGTCGGTCGAGAAGGGCCAGACCACCGGGCATGTGCGGATCGATATCGGCGGTGGCGTGGTGATCACCGCCTCCATCACCAACGCGGCCATCGACGACCTCGCGCTGGCCGTGGGCGACGAGGCCGTGGCGGTGATCAAGGCCTCTGACGTGATGGTCGGGAAGTAGGCGATGCGCGGCGTGGGCCGGGGGCCGGGCCCCGGGATGGTCCGGATTCTGTTCGGGGCCCTGGCTCTGGCCTTTGCCGTGCCGGCGGGCCTGGCGATGGCCGGGGAGACGGTGACGCGCCCGGCGCAGGCCCGGCCCCAGGGCGCCATGGGCTCGGTGATCCAGGCCCAGGCCGGAACGGCGGCCGCCCCCGCCACCGTTCCGCCGGAGGGCGTGCCAGGGGGCATATCAGGGGGCATACCAGGGGGCGTACTGGTCGGGCCAAGGGGTGGGGCGATGCGGCTGCTGACGCCGGAGGCGCTGGCGCGGCTGCCGCAGCTGCGGGTGGAACTGCCAGGTCATGCTTCCGCCGCGAACGCCCCTCCCCCGGCACCGGTGGTGCTGGAAGGGCCTTCGCTCTGGTCGGTGCTGGCGGAGGCAGGCGCGGTGAACCCGGCGCAGCCGCGCGAGCAGGTGCGGCGGGTGGTCCTGGCCACCGGGCGCGACGGCTATGTGGCCGTGCTGGCGCTGGGCGAGATCGCACCGGATTTCGCGGGGCGGCCGGTGCTGCTGGCGCTGCGGATGGATGGGCGGGCACTGGACCCGGTGGCCCTGCGCCTCGCCGTGCCGGGCGAGGTGCGGGGTGGGCGCAGCGTGCGCGACCTGGCACGGCTAGAGATCCTGGAACCCGGGGATGGGCCACCTGGGGCCCCGCACGGGGGTATCGGCCGGCACTGAGGAGAGCAAGGGGTGGTGGGATGGAGAATTTCGCGATGGCCGCCCGTTGTTCCGGTTGAATTCCCGCTCGCCCCCGCCATGATCGGACACGACGCCAGACCAGGGTGCTGGAGCAGGCCCGGGAAGAGCCCAGGCCGTTTCGCCACCCCCGCCCCGGGATGCCACCGGATGCGCATCACGGGGCCGGAAAGCCGAGGAGAAGGGCCCATGAAGGCCGAGAATGTGCTGCAGACCATCGGCAACACGCCGCATATCCGCCTCGCGCGGCTGTTTCCGCAGGCCGAGGTCTGGGTGAAGTCGGAACGCAGCAATCCGGGCGGGTCGATCAAGGACCGTATCGCGCTGTCCATGGTCGAGGCCGCCGAGGCCGAGGGCAGGCTGAAGCCGGGCGGGGTGATCATCGAGCCGACCTCCGGCAATACCGGCATCGGGCTGGCCATGGTCGCGGCGGTGAAGGGCTACAAGCTGATCCTCGTGATGCCGGAATCCATGTCGGTGGAGCGGCGGCGGCTGATGCAGGCCTATGGCGCGAGCTTCGACCTGACACCGCGCGAGAAGGGCATGAAGGGCGCGATCGCGCGGGCCGAGGAGCTGGTGGCGCAGACGCCCGGCGCCTGGATGCCGCAGCAGTTCGAGAACCCGGCGAATATCGACGTGCATGTGCGCACCACGGCGCGGGAGATCCTGGCGGATTTCCCGGAGGGCCTGGACGTGCTGATCACCGGCGTGGGCACGGGCGGGCATATCACCGGCTGCGCCCAGGTGCTGAAGAAGGAATGGCCGGGGCTGAAGGTGTTCGCGGTGGAGCCTTCGGCCTCGCCGGTCATTTCGGGCGGCTCGCCGGCCCCGCATCCGATCCAGGGCATCGGCGCGGGCTTCGTGCCGAAGAACCTGCACACCGATCTGCTGGATGGGGTGATCCAGGTCTCGGCGGATGAGGCGAAGGACTACGCGCGGCGCTCGGCCAGCGTGGAAGGGCTGCTGGTGGGGATCTCCTCCGGCGCCACACTGGCGGCGATCGCCAGCAAGCTGAAGGAACTGCCGGCAGGGTCGCGCGTGCTGGGCTTCAACTACGACACCGGCGAACGCTACCTGTCGGTGCCGGAGTTCCTGCCGGGCTGAACCGTCCCGCGTTGCGCTGTCCCCGGGGGCAAGGCTCCGCCTTTCCCCCGGCCCCCCTATCCGCCAGGACCCTGCGGGCCCTGGACCCGGTTCGTTGGCGCTTGCTGTCGGCCGGATCACGCCGGAGAGCCCTGCTCTCCGGCGACTGCGGGCACCGCCCGCGCGAACAAGGTGTTTTCTTTTCGGGCACCCCACTGATCCACCTGTTCCCAGGGATCGGGTGTCAGACTGACGGCCACCACCAGCACCCACGAAAGCCCGGGGTCCGGGGACCGGCTTCGGTCCCCGGCGGAGAGGGTGTGGGAGAGGCGGCGCCTCTCCCACGGCGGGCCGCCACGAAGCGGAAGTGGCGAGGTGTGGCTGGATGGGCCATGAGGGAGGCCGGAACGCTGCCAGGAAGGCCGAGATGCTGCTGCATGTCCTCTACCTCGTCGCCATTGTCGCGGAAGCGATGACCGCCGCCCTGGCGGCCGGGCGGCGGCGCATGGACTGGGTGGGGGTCTGCCTGCTGGGCTCGGTGACGGCGCTGGGCGGCGGGTCGTGCCGCGACGTGCTGCTGGGGCGGCATCCGCTGTCCTGGGTGGAGAATCCGGCGCTGCTCGGCGTCACCGCGGTGGCGGCGATGGCGACCATTCCGCTCGCGCGGTTCATGTACCCGCTGCGGCGGCTCTTCCTGCTGCTGGATGCGGTCGGGCTGGTGGTCTTCACCGTGATCGGCTGCAACATCGCGATGGCGATGGGGCTGTCCGTGCCGGTGGCGATCGTGTCCGGCATGATCACCGGCTGTGTCGGCGGCGTGCTGCGCGACGTGCTTTGCAACGACGTGCCGCTGCTGTTCCGCAGCGAGCTCTATGCCAGCGTCTCCGTGCTGACCGGCGGGGCCTATATCGGCGGGATGGCGATGGGGCTGCCGCATGATGCGGTGCTCTTCGCCGCCATGGGCTTCGGCCTCGCGCTGCGGCTGCTGGCGCTGCGCTACAACTGGAACATGCCGCGCTTCATCTACACGCAGGAACTGCACTGAGACGGGCGGTGGAACCCGCCCCGCGGCGATGCGGGGCGGGCCCTGGTCAGAAGCGGACGATGGCGGAGGCCTGGATGCGGTCGGCCTTGCCACCCTTGGCACCGTAGATGTCCTGCGCCTGCAGGGTGCGCTCGACATGGGTGTATTCGATGCCCAGGTCGATCGGCTTCACCGGGCTCCAGATCAGGTTCACCACCGTGGCCCAGATATCGCGGTTGATGCCGTCGCAGACCGCGCTCGAGGTGGCGGTGGTGCCGACGCAGCCCGAGAAGTTGCGGACATAGCTCGGGTAGTTCAGGCGCACCCCATGCAGGCTGACATTGGAGCGGATCGAGTCCGTCCACTTGTACTGGGCGCCGACCAGCCCGCCCATGACCTCGACCATGTCGATCTCGGTGCCGCCGCCCTGGGCGTCGGTGAGGCCGTAATTCGTCACGGCGCTGAAGCCGGCGGAGGAACCGTCGAGGTAGCGGCCGAGGCCCTTGCCATAGTTCACGCTGCCAGCGAGGACCAGGCGCTTGTTCAGCAGGTTGACGGCGCCGGTGGCACCGACACCGAAGCCGACATCACTGTCGCTGTAGCGCTGCGACGGGATGGTGGCGCCGTTGTTGCTGATCCGGACCTCGCGCAGCACGCCGCGCAGGGCGGCGAAGCCCCAGTCGCCCTGGTAGAGGGCCTGCACCGTGAAGTCGGGCACATGGCTCATGCCGAAGCCGGCGCCGCCATTGCTGTCGGGATAGCTGGTGCCGGAGGTGGCGGTGACGTCGCTGTAGCTGTTCTCGACCGCGGCCGAGATGTTGAAGCCGCTGGTGAAGCGGTGGGTGTAGCGGAGCTGGGCCTGGCGGATGCTGCCGACGCCGACCGCCGTCCAGTCGTTCAGCCATTGCAGCGGCAGCAGCGAGCTTTCGGAGAAGAGCGAGTTGGACTGGCCGACCAGCACGGTGCCCCAGCCGCCGGGCTGGAATTGGCCGAACTCGGCGAAAGCCTGACGCAGGCGCGGCGTATAGGCGTTGCTGGTGGCCTGGGTGGTTAGGTCGGTGTTCTGACCCGCGAAGTCCACCTCGATCTGGGTGCGGATCTCGCCGAAGGCCTCGCTGAAGGGCGTGCGCGTCTCGATGCCGATGCGCGAGCGGCGGGCGCTGGCCTGGAAGTCGCCATCCGAGCGGGCGCCGTTGGCACCGTGGGACAGCGGGATGGAGGAGCCGGTCGTGGTGTCGGAGCGATTCCGCGGCCCGAAGTCGCCGGACATGTTCAGCTTGGCGAAGCCGTAGAGGCGGACCGAGGTATCGGTGCCCGGAATCCGGAAGGAGCCGGGGAAGGAGCCGCGCCACTGCGCCAGCGGGTCCTCGCCAGCCTGCGCCTGGACAGGAATGGCGGAGGCCACCTGGGGCGGAGCCTGGTTCGTGGTCTGCGGGAGGCCCTGGGCCTGCTGGGACTGGACGGAGCCGGGCGCGGTGGCGGCGCCGAGCGGAGCCTGGGGCTGGGCCTGAGCCTGCGTCTGGCCACGGGGCTCAGCGCGGCGGGCGGTCTGGCGGGCCTCGGTCTCGCGGCGCGCGGCGCGGCGCTGCTCCTGCTCCAACTGCTCGATACGGCGTTGCAGGAGGTTGAGCTGCGCCTTCAGATCCTCGACCGACTGGGCGCGGGCCGGGGCAGCAGCAAGCAGGGAGGCGGCGCAACCGGCCAGCAGCAGGAAGCGGAAGCCATGGCGGGCCGTTGACGTTCCGATCCCGGTCCGGACCGGCTCGGGTGAAGTTGAAGTCATGCCGCGGTTATAATTAGCATACTCACTATACGCGTGGCGTTTCGATGCGGTGTTCGTTCTTTCATCCATCTGATGATCCCCCTTACCGAGATGGGCATACGCCCCCGCATGCGGGGGCGGAACACGCGTCACTGCACACAAGATCGTGAATGCAACTTCTGGTCACCTGCCGTTCGCGCTTCCCCCAAGAACCGGCAGGACGGCTGAAACTCCGGTGTCGTGATGTCACGGCAACCGGAAACACGAGCGCGACTCCTTCGCAGCGACACGTCTCCGGCGCATCCTGGCAGGATTACGAGAGCTCGCACGTTAACATCGCGAGATCTTGACCTGGCACGAGGGGACAGGAAGGCCGCCACCATGACCGAACCGAAAATCCGTATCCTGGACGTGCCGCCGGCCACCACCACAGGGGAGAGCCCGGTCTGGGACGCGCGGACGGGGCATCTCTGGTGGGTCGATATCCAGAGCCCCGCCATCCACCGCACCGATCCGCGCCGGCAGAAGATCGAGAGCTGGAGCATGCCGTCCGATGTCGGTTCCATGGGGCTGTGCCGCTCGGGGCGGGTGCTCGTCTCGCTGCGCAACGGGGTGCATGTCTTTGACCCGGACAGCGGCAGCCTGGAGTTGCTGGCCGATGTCGAGCCCAACCATCCCCGCAACCGGCTGAATGACGGCAAGACCAGTCCGGAGGGGCGCTTCCTCGTGGGCTCGATGGATGACACGCCGGACAAGGTACCAGGGGCGGCGCTGTATTCGGTCGCCCCCGATGGCAGCCATCAGACGCTGCGGGAGGGGCTGACCATCTCCAACGGCCTGGCCTGGAGCCCGGACGGGCGGACGCTGTGGCATTCCGACAGCCGGCAGGCGCGGATCTGGATCAGCGACTACGACCCCCGGACGGGGCAGGTCGGCCCGGCGCGCGAGGTCGCGCATGTGGCCAACGAGACCGGACGGCCGGACGGGGCGGCGGTGGATGCCGAGGGCGGCTACTGGTCCGCGGGCGTTTCGGCCGGGGTGCTGAACCGGTGGCTGCCGGACGGGACGCTGGACCGGAGCATCCGCCTGCCGGTGAAGTCGCCGACCATGCCCTGCTTCGGTGGCCCGGATCTGCGAACGCTCTACGTCACCAGCCTGCGCAAGGATGGGGACGGACCGGTCGAGGGCAGCCTGCTGGAGATCGAGGGACTCGGCGTGGCGGGAACGCCGGTGGGCCTCTTCGCCGACTGAGGCGGGGGGGGGGGGGCGGCCTTTCCCGATCCCGCATGCCTGGTGTCCGGCCCCGGTGGAGGCGCTGCCTCCACCGGTCCCCGGACCCCGGGCTTTCGTTGGTCCTGGCGGATGGGGGGTCCGGGAGTGAAGGCGGAGCTTCCCCCCGGGGACAGAGCAACGCCGGAGCAGCGTCTCAAGCCCTGCATCCACCGCATGTGACGCATCGCCGTCATGGCGGGGCCCTTTTTCCGCCGCGCTTCTTCCGCCACATGCGGAGGATGTCGCGACGTCGCCTGCTGCTCTCCGCCCCTTTCCTCCTTGCCACACCGCTGCTGCCGGGCCTGGCCCGGCCCGCGCTGGCCCAGGCCGCGGCTTTGTCCGCGCGCGATCAGGCGGATCTCCGCCGGGTCGAGGCCTATTTCAACGCCATGACCACGCTGAAGGCCCGCTTCCTGCAGGTGGCGTGGAACGGGGCGAGCGCGGAGGGCACGGCCTGGATCTGGCGGCCGGGGCGGATGCGGTTCGACTACGACCCACCCGAGCCGTTGCTGCTGGTGGCAAGCCACGGCCAGTTCATGCAGTTCGACCGGGAGCTGGGGCAGCCGACCGTGGTGCCGACCTCGGCCACACCGCTCGCCTTCCTGCTGCGCGCCGATCTGAAGCTGTCGGGGGATGTGACGGTGACGCGGGTGGAGCGCTCCGGCGGCTTCCTGCGCATCACGCTCTATTCCAGCCGCTCCCCGGCCGAGGGGACGCTGACGCTGGTGCTGGCGGAGCAGCCGATGGAACTGCGCCAGTGGGTGGTGGTGGACGCGCAGCGGCATGAGACGCGCGTGACGCTGTCGCAGATCGAGACAGGCGGCCGGTTCGATCCGTCGCTGTTCGAGTTCAACGATCCGCAGTTCATGGAGAAGGAGCAGATGCGGCGGCGATGATGGCAGGCATGACGTTTGCTTGGTTCTCCCTGGCGCGTCCGGTGGCAGGATCGCGGGATGACGCCGCGTGCCGCCGGGGTTGGCGGCCGGACCCTGTCGAGGAGACCCCATGCGCCCGCTGATCGGCATCTCCTGCTGCGTGAAGGCCTTCGGTGTCTTCGCCATGCCCAACCACGCCGCCTCCGCGCATTACCCGGAGGTCGTGCTGGGACCGGTGGGCGGGGCGCCGGTGCTGATCCCGGCCTCGGGCGAAACGGCGGGGCTGGAAATCCTGCCGCATCTGGATGGAATCCTGCTGACCGGCTCGCGCTCCAATGTCTGTCCGGACCTTTATGGCGGGCCGGCGCATTGCGAGGGGACGCCGGAGGACCTGCACCGCGACTCCACCACCCTGCCGCTGATCCGCGAGGCGCTGGCGCGGGGGGTGCCGCTGCTGGCGATCTGCCGGGGCTTCCAGGAGCTGAACGTCGCCATGGGCGGCACGCTGGACCAGCGCATCCAGGACCTGCCGGGGCGGATGGACCATTCGACTCCGGCAGACCAGGCGCTGCCCGGGGTGCGGACGGGCAAGGCGCATGCGGTGCGGGTGGAGCCCGGTTCGGGGCTGGCGCGCATCTGGGAGGGGCTGGCACCGCCGCTCGCCACCATTCCAGTGAACTCCCTGCACAATCAGGGCGTTGCGCGGCTGGCGCCGGGATTGGTGGCGGAGGGCTGGGCACCGGACGGCACGGTGGAGGCGGCGCGGGTGCGCGAGGCGGCCGGTTTTGCCTATGGCGTGCAGTGGCATCCGGAATATGACTGGCGGGAGGATGCGCTGAGCCGGCGGCTCTTCGAGGCCTTCGGCGCGGCAGCCGCGGCCTATCGGCGGCAGCGTGAGTCGCAGGGGCGGTTGCTGGCGGCGGAGTGACGGCCCCCCCGGACCCTTTCAGGCCCCTTTCCGGCCTCCGCAGAGTCATGCGGCGGGGAACGCCGGATGGGATGGATGCGATGCTCGGCGGAACGCGAGCCCTGCGGAGGACGCGTGAGTCAGAAACTCCTTTTGCATTCATGGCCTGAAACGGGCTAGAGTGTGACCGCTGGCACCTACTCGCGCCAGCGGCAGCTGGTTCCCCCTACCGGCTCGCCCGACCATGACTCCGATCGGAAGTTATCAGAGTAACGGCGCCCGGCCTCCCCCTTTGGCCGGGCGCCACTCTCTCCCCCGGTACTGAAGGCATCCTGCGTCTGCGGGCGAATTCCGTATGCCCGGATGCAGGCCGTTGGAGGCTTCTGGCGCGCCTGGGACTAGGCCCGCTTCCCCTGCTTTCGCCGCAAAGGCTCCCCTCGTCCTCGGGGCGCAGATTCATGCGTCCGGGCGATGCCGTCCTCCGGCGATCTGCTCTAAGCTGGTATCTTCCGTTCCTCCGCTCTCGCAGGAGCCTGCCCACTGATGTCCGATTTCGTCATTGCTCCGCCTGCCCAGGCCAGCCTCCCGGTTCGGGGCGGCGGGTCCTTCCCCGTGCGCCGGATCTTCTGCGTCGGGCGGAACTATGCGGAGCATGCAAGGGAGATGGGGTCAGACCCCGATCGTGAGCCGCCCTTCTACTTCACCAAGCCCGCCGATGCGGTGCTGGTGGGGGGCGCCGACCTGCCCTACCCGCCCGCGACCAAGGATCTGCACCACGAGATGGAACTGGTGGTGGCGATCGGCACGGGTGGCAAGGACATCGCCGAGAGCGACGCGCTGACGCATGTCTGGGGCTATTGCGCGGGGCTGGATATGACCCGGCGCGACCTTCAGAACGCCGCCAAGAAGACCGGCCGGCCCTGGGACATGGGCAAGGGCTTCGACCATTCCGCGCCGATGGGCGAGCTGGTGCCGGCGCAGG
Protein-coding regions in this window:
- the ppk2 gene encoding polyphosphate kinase 2; translation: MKGQDEERQQSWLRLEMQDDMDEEFEMELDDDRLPEALRQIRRERKKGTIDRPLYFRELLRLQGELVKLQDWVTRNGLKVVVLFEGRDSAGKGGAIKRITQRVNPRICRVVALPAPSDRERTQWYFQRYVAHLPAAGEIVLFDRSWYNRAGVERVMGFASEAQVEDFFRDVPEFERMLVRSGIILVKYWFSITDEEQQLRFLMRIHDPIKQWKLSPMDLQSRVRWEQYTKAKEEMFERTSIPEAPWYIVEGNDKKRARLNVIAHLLSLIPYEEVPQEPVALPERVFDPNYERRTLPPELYVPERY
- the dinB gene encoding DNA polymerase IV, with the protein product MDAFYASVEQRDDPALRGLPVAVGGARERGVVAAASYEARRFGVRSAMPSVVARRKCPELVFVKPRFEVYRAVSQEIRAVFAEYTPVIEPLSLDEAYLDVTESLQEGKLRGIGSATEIAERIRAEIRARTGLTASAGVSYNKFLAKLASDQRKPDGLFVITPRMGPGFVEDLPVGRFHGIGPKTAARMEGMGIQTGRDLRAQSLEFLQAHFGKAGAYYHAISRAEDERPVRADRPRKSVGAETTFARDLHAEAELAAALRVLAAKVWEHCARHGTRGRTVTLKAKFSDFRQVTRSQSFARAVPELAALEESSLGLLRGLLPPERGIRLLGVTLSGLEGAETEAGDRPVQMALL
- a CDS encoding TOBE domain-containing protein, with product MKLSARNQIKGKVVSVEKGQTTGHVRIDIGGGVVITASITNAAIDDLALAVGDEAVAVIKASDVMVGK
- the cysK gene encoding cysteine synthase A; the protein is MKAENVLQTIGNTPHIRLARLFPQAEVWVKSERSNPGGSIKDRIALSMVEAAEAEGRLKPGGVIIEPTSGNTGIGLAMVAAVKGYKLILVMPESMSVERRRLMQAYGASFDLTPREKGMKGAIARAEELVAQTPGAWMPQQFENPANIDVHVRTTAREILADFPEGLDVLITGVGTGGHITGCAQVLKKEWPGLKVFAVEPSASPVISGGSPAPHPIQGIGAGFVPKNLHTDLLDGVIQVSADEAKDYARRSASVEGLLVGISSGATLAAIASKLKELPAGSRVLGFNYDTGERYLSVPEFLPG
- a CDS encoding trimeric intracellular cation channel family protein → MLLHVLYLVAIVAEAMTAALAAGRRRMDWVGVCLLGSVTALGGGSCRDVLLGRHPLSWVENPALLGVTAVAAMATIPLARFMYPLRRLFLLLDAVGLVVFTVIGCNIAMAMGLSVPVAIVSGMITGCVGGVLRDVLCNDVPLLFRSELYASVSVLTGGAYIGGMAMGLPHDAVLFAAMGFGLALRLLALRYNWNMPRFIYTQELH
- a CDS encoding DcaP family trimeric outer membrane transporter; its protein translation is MTSTSPEPVRTGIGTSTARHGFRFLLLAGCAASLLAAAPARAQSVEDLKAQLNLLQRRIEQLEQEQRRAARRETEARQTARRAEPRGQTQAQAQPQAPLGAATAPGSVQSQQAQGLPQTTNQAPPQVASAIPVQAQAGEDPLAQWRGSFPGSFRIPGTDTSVRLYGFAKLNMSGDFGPRNRSDTTTGSSIPLSHGANGARSDGDFQASARRSRIGIETRTPFSEAFGEIRTQIEVDFAGQNTDLTTQATSNAYTPRLRQAFAEFGQFQPGGWGTVLVGQSNSLFSESSLLPLQWLNDWTAVGVGSIRQAQLRYTHRFTSGFNISAAVENSYSDVTATSGTSYPDSNGGAGFGMSHVPDFTVQALYQGDWGFAALRGVLREVRISNNGATIPSQRYSDSDVGFGVGATGAVNLLNKRLVLAGSVNYGKGLGRYLDGSSAGFSAVTNYGLTDAQGGGTEIDMVEVMGGLVGAQYKWTDSIRSNVSLHGVRLNYPSYVRNFSGCVGTTATSSAVCDGINRDIWATVVNLIWSPVKPIDLGIEYTHVERTLQAQDIYGAKGGKADRIQASAIVRF
- a CDS encoding SMP-30/gluconolactonase/LRE family protein; the encoded protein is MTEPKIRILDVPPATTTGESPVWDARTGHLWWVDIQSPAIHRTDPRRQKIESWSMPSDVGSMGLCRSGRVLVSLRNGVHVFDPDSGSLELLADVEPNHPRNRLNDGKTSPEGRFLVGSMDDTPDKVPGAALYSVAPDGSHQTLREGLTISNGLAWSPDGRTLWHSDSRQARIWISDYDPRTGQVGPAREVAHVANETGRPDGAAVDAEGGYWSAGVSAGVLNRWLPDGTLDRSIRLPVKSPTMPCFGGPDLRTLYVTSLRKDGDGPVEGSLLEIEGLGVAGTPVGLFAD
- a CDS encoding LolA family protein, coding for MSRRRLLLSAPFLLATPLLPGLARPALAQAAALSARDQADLRRVEAYFNAMTTLKARFLQVAWNGASAEGTAWIWRPGRMRFDYDPPEPLLLVASHGQFMQFDRELGQPTVVPTSATPLAFLLRADLKLSGDVTVTRVERSGGFLRITLYSSRSPAEGTLTLVLAEQPMELRQWVVVDAQRHETRVTLSQIETGGRFDPSLFEFNDPQFMEKEQMRRR
- a CDS encoding gamma-glutamyl-gamma-aminobutyrate hydrolase family protein, with amino-acid sequence MRPLIGISCCVKAFGVFAMPNHAASAHYPEVVLGPVGGAPVLIPASGETAGLEILPHLDGILLTGSRSNVCPDLYGGPAHCEGTPEDLHRDSTTLPLIREALARGVPLLAICRGFQELNVAMGGTLDQRIQDLPGRMDHSTPADQALPGVRTGKAHAVRVEPGSGLARIWEGLAPPLATIPVNSLHNQGVARLAPGLVAEGWAPDGTVEAARVREAAGFAYGVQWHPEYDWREDALSRRLFEAFGAAAAAYRRQRESQGRLLAAE
- a CDS encoding fumarylacetoacetate hydrolase family protein, whose protein sequence is MSDFVIAPPAQASLPVRGGGSFPVRRIFCVGRNYAEHAREMGSDPDREPPFYFTKPADAVLVGGADLPYPPATKDLHHEMELVVAIGTGGKDIAESDALTHVWGYCAGLDMTRRDLQNAAKKTGRPWDMGKGFDHSAPMGELVPAQGIDPGRGRIELKVNGQTRQVSDLGQMIWSVPEVIANLSRLVELAPGDLIMTGTPEGVAAVAKGDVLEGSIEGVGTVRTVIA